Part of the Falco cherrug isolate bFalChe1 unplaced genomic scaffold, bFalChe1.pri scaffold_44, whole genome shotgun sequence genome is shown below.
tcatgatttaaccctaagacttcaccctaagacttaaccttatgacttaaacttaaggctcaaccttaagacttaaccctgagaatTAAGCCTAAGACATAACCTTAAAACTTGACCCTAAAgtcataaccctaagacttaaattttaagacttaacccaaagagttatccctaagacttatcccCAAGACTTAACTCTTAAGggttaaccctaagacttaaacttaagcaTTAAACTTTATAGTTAACCCCAAGACTCAATCCATAAGTCTTAAACTTAAGAGttaactttaagacttaaccttaagacttgacctaaagacttaaccttaacacttaaatattaagacttaacccaaagacttatccctaagataaattttaagacttaacctgaagacttaaccttaaaacctaaccctaagaaTGAagcctaagacttaaccctaagatatAACCTTAAGCCCTAACACTAAGACTGAACCTTAAGACAGGCCCTGGGCCTGAGCCATCTCTGCAGGGATGAGGCCTTCCTCGGCATCCGTCCCTCAAACCCTCCCTCCGGCCCCCACGATCCGtccctaaaacacttcccctctggcccccagtccctgctggcCCTGAAGGCCGGCCACAGCACTTGgtttcaagcctgagctggtcatgtcatggctgttctggaatgtggtacagtgaaagaagagattGAAATGGCAAATGTTCCCCCCCAGAGTGGTCCCATGCTGGCAAAGGTTGTCCGAGGAGGTTGTGGgctctctgtccttgcagatcttcaaaggccaagggcacacagttctctgcaacctgctctagatgagcgtgctggagcagagggcttggcccagaggacctccacgggtcccttccaaccccaccctcctgtgtggctctgtgctttgcttttcctcctaaagctCCTCAACTCAGCCCCGATGCCCgctggaaagggtgctggggcaagggatgATCCCAAACTCCTCCCCGAGGGTCCTTCCCAGCACAAGAGCTCCCCACTCCGGAAGACACGATGGCAGACACggtcaggagagggaaaagattcttttattgtcaacaCCAGCTGCGAGGGCCCAGGAGTCACAGCGGTTCAGCCGGTGAAAGTCAGTCAGCACCTGCAAcgacagagtcagaaagctctgctaagcccccagaggcaggaagaggcaggatttggttcCCCCTTCTTTGGAGGACACTGTTTCTGAGGAATTCCTCATGGCCCAGAAGGGAGAGCTCTTGCTGGCCTCCACTAGGggccttctccccaggggtgacctccctagggagctgtgcgtgcgcagggatgctgacagtgcccctgtgccacgcagcagggctcgatggggagcccctggggagctgccgtggggctcatcccaaaccctgctcagcaccagccctcgccggcccttgccagccagctgggctgacttAGGGCCGTGTTCAGACTCgggaaagatgggcagcagcgcctggtacgcacctggccttcctgacgtgctgcaccttcctgaattttctcaggtttgggcCCGCAAagtcatttcctctcttctccgttttatttttgctgtgctgtccctctcctctgcccagatttcttttctctttctttgtctcgagttttccttttcctggtgGGATCCTGAAAAACTTTCCATCCCACAGCGTGATGAGAGGGGGaaagccccaagcccctgcagtgagctctcaggtcaggcaaggggagctcttcctacctggtttcctggggcaggctggtcagTTGTTGCAGGCATGCCGGGGACTCTGCCGTGCCCTCGGGGGTGGCTGGAGGCAAATCTGGAGGTGCCTAAACCAGAAACGTGGGAGGTAACGGGTGGCAAGTAAGGGCCTGGGGTAGTGAGGGCCTGACTGCCAAATTGCCATCTTAGctctacagaggagatgctggtttgcatcatgcacattttgcacagtccagccactgcagcctaGACTTGATGAAGCTGCGATGGAATAGGATCTGAGCAAAAGCCCTCTCAAGGTGACAGCTACtcccttctgtccttttgtgggtgttttgtaggtatgttttgtttgatgaagcagatcatacttcatgaaatgcattccagaaacagcctttccagttttccttaacaCGTACCAcgctggggggagaggaggagccccaaaggcacaagagagcggctgccaggaggaggcccagcggctgcttggcctcctgggaaattactgtcCCACTTGAGACATGTTGTCCCAGTGTCTGTGGAGCTGCCGTACCTCTGCCGCTTtgggccctgcccctgtgtctcccccagctcctctgtcgATGTCCAGCAGAGAGGCGTCTGcatccagaaaggcttctgccgGACGCTGGgtgtctgctgtgcctgcagggccactttgctcttcgcactgcagctctggaaagcaaaagcacgtgCAGCAGCGCGACTTCTTGGAAGTCAAGAACATCtcaagcaaagcccagccaagCCCTACACCGCTTGTCTCCTCAACGTTGAGGTTTCTGGCATCCCGAgccccagtgtctgtgacaaGCCTCAGCCCCTCCTCCTACCTGTGCGCCtgtccatgggtgctggcacctcctcggctgatggaggggagaggccggccacctcccccccaaagatgtccccgcagttttcaatgaggaactccaccagcacgttcacctgcagacatgaaagccttggtctcaagccaggtgcctgcagacatgtcaagcagcctttcccactgctgaccctTTGTCTGCGCAGGtggctgcggctgggggttgctcttccaggcacccagcccaccagccctggctcaagggaggaggcagccagggacctctcaacagccaagctccgatgggccgggaaggcagcagccggctgctgggTAGGGCGTACCTTCTCGGTCACTgccagcatggcctgcagcgggagcaggtcctcgttgggtgggctcagcaggttgggcccgatgcagatggccaggttgctgcagctcattctgctggtggctgcgttgtggccgatgtgctgcagcagggccatcagccgcttcaggaggaggagattgGCCACAGGCAACTTGTCagccaccctgagggaagaggaagacaaggctgatgaagcagagggtgcccacagccgtccctgcagctggccccaggcgggtgggagccagcagccgtgttgcacagctttgcagctgcccgaaaagacagctttctgaggaacccatgcctttgcaggcaggtcccagaacTCTCCCGGTCCCTGCTCAACAGGCCGGCGGCTGCCCACACTTacgctttcagctcctccaccttggcctgcttgctggccctctccatggctgccatCCAGTCCTCGTAGAGGTCGATGACGAGGAGCTTGGTGGGGATGCTTCGCAGGAATTCCTgcaatgccaagggctgcaggtgagcctttgaacgctgcaggccagccaggagctcctccagctgcagctcagaagcgctcaccttcaagatgacggccagcagcagtgcaggctggcttCCCACATCGACTTCCGTGCCGCGGTCCAGGGCCTCGCGTAGCTGCCGAAGTTCTGTGCCGCCGGCAGCTCTGCGGAATATCCCCTCCGTCGTCGGTCCTTCctggtgcaggacagccagcagctcctgcaagagATGCAGGACAGTGgcttggctgaggagctgccctgcagcagcggtGGCCATGGCCAgcgctcttccccaggctgggctctgtcctcctgcaaaggggctgggagcagagaagcGTGAGCCATGGGCAGAGAGCCCAATTCCCCAGTACCTGGAGCCAGGGGACGCTGCCTGTGGACtgagtggggggctggggaccccgtgtccaggctggcttacctggatgggccggggcagcgtgttgtcctccccacagagggctgccaggggctgcccaaagagcgccctgctgcagccggagcccgcctgccctggtgcctgggcagcggccggggtgcGCCGTAGAGcaaagggccagggcagccccatcctcctcctgctgctgctgctgctccctcctgctgcaaaggaaaacagagtaagacgCCATCAACGGAGAGCCCCAGGCCAGCGGTCccagagcctgccctgccctgctctgtcctgcccgcagCGCGATGCTGTGTAGTgcggcaggacaggcagggagccagcagctggaaccgTGGCTttggcccagcagctgtggcttggaGGCTGCCGAGAGCTGGTGTGCCACcaggacagcctgtcccagcccttgccctgccctcctgcaagctgtggGCAGCCGCAGaggctctgtgtcctgcagaagcTCATGCAGCGGCCGCTCTCCAGCAGGTGTCCTTGCTAGTCCAGGTGCTGTCCTCCCGTGCGGTGCCCAACCTGCATGGCGACACTCAGGGGACAAGTGAGCACAGTTCAATCcactgcaggaggctgcctttctttcccaaactCACCTGGCTCGTGGCAAAGTCCCCCTGCGTTTGCAGATGGGGCCGTCGCAGGCCCTTGCTTGGGATGAGCCTGCAAGAACCAAGAATCGGGCTGCgcttggagagcagccccgcagcagaaagggccaGCGGCGAGTTGCCCCCcggcaccagcagcctgagcatggcagagctgggaccctctgGCCTCCCAGGCTCTCTGCCCCGTGCGGCAGGTTTCGTCCCAGCTCCGCCAGCCAGCCAGTACGTACCAGCGTTCCTGGTGTCTCCCCAACCCCCTCTGCTGCGGAGTGGTACTGTGGGAACCCCCGCCCTCCTGCACATGGTCACCCCACTGgctgcacatcccagcacagccagagatgggtgcaaggcagccattctcacctctgcctgtgcctccatcagcctctccaggctcctggcgcgcactgtcctccactgggcgggagagaaggaggggaagaaggtgagcagccatgggtctgctgctcggctgcaggagcagtgcttggggacagggcccagagcagagagacactcacggcgtggcggcggctcagctccttctccaggagcttgatGGATGTTAGGCGGGTGACGCGGGCTCCCGTGCgtccttctggtgtcctgtgcaccgggaagggagagggagagagctgggtgagccccaagccgtctcttgtctcttgtcaggcagctgtgcgtgagagctgcctgcagccccaggggcaccttccccagctgggggctgtgttcccccgtgggcccagcttctcctggagcacccccccccccgtcttaccccagcagcgtggccacccacagctccttcagtgcctgggagctgcagaaagagaggagagacagcgtcaggccctgctgcccccagccctgggcaaaggtgggggcctgcacagccctgccccgtggggcaggacagaggcGCTGTCAAAGCCCTGGgttgctctgtcctgcctgagcagctgtatttgcccttcccttctgggggCCAAAAGGTGACgaggggatgcaggatggggaagcatcccccatccctccctccctgccaccgagctgcctgctccctgcccaggctctgcacGCAAGGCAGAGGCCAGTCTTCACGGGATGgcgt
Proteins encoded:
- the LOC129735167 gene encoding T-cell activation Rho GTPase-activating protein-like — its product is MGLPWPFALRRTPAAAQAPGQAGSGCSRALFGQPLAALCGEDNTLPRPIQELLAVLHQEGPTTEGIFRRAAGGTELRQLREALDRGTEVDVGSQPALLLAVILKEFLRSIPTKLLVIDLYEDWMAAMERASKQAKVEELKAVADKLPVANLLLLKRLMALLQHIGHNAATSRMSCSNLAICIGPNLEGNMPCKHTLRHDTFTGAKGEALSDAEPVLSADVRLTRGRKRSERRLLLLHKELVVAKLQ